Within Micromonospora narathiwatensis, the genomic segment CGGTGCGGCTCGCCGTCGAGGCGCTCTACGACGCGGCCGACGACGACACCGCCACCGGCGGCCCGGATCTCACCCGCCGGATCTACCCGGTGGTGATGACCGCGACGGCGGAGGGCACCCATCGGCTCACCGATGCCGAGACGGCGGCGATCGCGGAGAGCGTCGTGGCCGGCCGGATGGAGAACCCGGGCGGCTGATCCCGCCCTCACCCCCACCTGAGTCAGCAGTCCCCGCAGCACAGCGCCCGAAGGAGAACCGCCGCCGTGGCCATGCAGTTCTACGCCTCGCCCGAGCAGATCATGCGCGACCGCTCCGAGTTGGCCCGCAAGGGCATCGCCCGGGGCCGCAGCGCGGTGGTCCTGAGCTACGAGGGCGGGGTGCTCTTCGTCGCGGAGAATCTGTCCAGCACCCTGCACAAGGTCAGCGAGATCTACGACCGGATCGGCTTCGCCGCGGTGGGCCGGTACAACGAGTTCGAGAACCTGCGCCGCGCCGGGGTGCGGATGGCCGACCTGAACGGCCTGAGCTACGACCGGCGGGACGTGACCGGCCTGGCCCTGGCCAACGCGTTCGCGCAGACGCTGGGCGCGATCTTCACCGAGCAGTCGAAGCCGTTCGAGGTGGAGATCTGCGTGGCGGAGGTGGGCGCGACCCCGGACGACGACTCGCTCTACCGGTTGACCTATGACGGGTCGGTCAACGATGAGCCGGGCCGGATGGCGATGGGCGGTCAGGCCGAGGCGATCACCGGGGTGCTGAAGAACGAGCACCGGCCGGACATGTCGCTGTCGGAGGCGGTACGGGCCGCGGTCAAGGCGCTGGGCAGCGTCGGCGGGGAGGGCGGGGCGGCCCGTGCCATCGCCGCCAACCAGATGGAGGTGGCGGTCCTGGACCGGCGCCGGATCGGGCGTACGTTCCGGCGGGTGACCGGGGCGGCGCTGACCGCGTTGCTGGAGGGGGACGCGAGCGCGGACACCGCGCCGGCGCCGGGGCGGGCGCAGACCCCCACGGTGCCCACCGAGGAGGCGAAGAAGCCGATCACGTCGGCCGGCTCGGCGGACCTGGAGGGCCAGCAGCAGGAGGAGCAGCCCGGGGAGTGACGGCCGGGGCCGGCGTCGGCGTCGGCCCGTACCCGTCGGTCGCCGTCCAACCGGTCCGGCGACGTCGTTCGCCGTCTACCTGGGCTGACGTTGGCCCGTACCGTCGGTCGTCGCCTTGCCGGGCCGGCGACGGCCGGGGTCAGCGCGGTGCGGCTTGAGCGGTTGCCACCAGGCGCGGTGGTCGCGGTACCAGTCGACGGTGGCGGCGAGTCCCCGGTCGAGGTCGACGGTGGGGGTCCAGCCCAGTTCGCGGCGGGTGGCGGCGCAGTCCAGCGAGTACCGCCGGTCGTGGCCCTGGCGGTCGGCGACGGGTCGGACCCGGTCCCAGCCCGCGGCGCAGGCGGCCAGCAGCCGGCCGGTCAGCTCGCGGTTGGTCAGTTCGGCGTCGCCGCCCAGGTGGTAGATGCCGCCGGGCCGGCCGTTGGTCTGGGCGAGCGCGATGCCGTGGCAGTGGTCGTCGACGTGCAGCCATTCCCGGACGTTGCCGCCGTCGCCGTAGAGGGGGACGTCGTGCCCGTCGAGCAGGTTGGTGACGAAGAGCGGCACGATCTTCTCGGGGTACTGGTACGGGCCGTAGGTGTTGGCGCCCCGGGTGACGACGACGTCGAGGCCGTGGGTGCGGTGGTAGGCGAGGGCGAGCAGGTCGGCGGCGGCCTTGCTGGCCGAGTACGGGGAGCTGGGGTCCAGCGGGGCCTGTTCGGTCCAGGAGCCGGTGGCGATGGAGCCGTAGACCTCGTCGGTGGAGACCTGCACGAACCGCGGGACGCCGTGCCGTAGGGCCGCGTCGAGCAGGATCTGGGTGCCGACCACGTTGGTGGTGACGAAGGCGGCGGCGTCGGCGATGGAGCGGTCGACGTGGGATTCGGCGGCGAGGTGCACCACGACGTCGTGGCCGGGGACGGTGGCGTCGACGAGGGCGGCGTCGCGGATGTCGCCGCGGATGATCCGTAGCCGGGGGTCGGCGCGTACCGGGTCGAGGGCGGCCTCGGTGGCGGCGTAGGTGTACGCGTCGAGCACGGTGACGGCGTCCACGTCGAGGGCCGGCTCGGCGCCGGCGAGCAGCCGCCGGACGTACGCC encodes:
- the prcA gene encoding proteasome subunit alpha — protein: MAMQFYASPEQIMRDRSELARKGIARGRSAVVLSYEGGVLFVAENLSSTLHKVSEIYDRIGFAAVGRYNEFENLRRAGVRMADLNGLSYDRRDVTGLALANAFAQTLGAIFTEQSKPFEVEICVAEVGATPDDDSLYRLTYDGSVNDEPGRMAMGGQAEAITGVLKNEHRPDMSLSEAVRAAVKALGSVGGEGGAARAIAANQMEVAVLDRRRIGRTFRRVTGAALTALLEGDASADTAPAPGRAQTPTVPTEEAKKPITSAGSADLEGQQQEEQPGE